A stretch of the Arthrobacter stackebrandtii genome encodes the following:
- a CDS encoding Gfo/Idh/MocA family protein, with the protein MRVGIVGFGLRASLWKQVHRPGEGSEVVVVCDLSERGRADAAERIPSAAITSSLDELLGAGLDAVLVLTPDNRHAEVAVRTLKAGIPTFCEKPLDVTLEAADAILTTAFETGTRLYVGHNMRHMPVVVQMRELIQSGAIGEVKAVWCRHFVGNGGDYYFKDWHAERANTTSLLLQKGAHDIDVIHWLSGGYSRRVSAIGDLAVYGDVASRRDNSDRRMWDWFSLENWPPTEQVDLNPVIDVEDISMMQMVLDNGALASYQQCHFTPDYWRNYTVIGTRGRIENFGDGPGDFIHVWNTRSQGGFVEPDVKVEIRDGEGGHGGADPLLIAEFLRFAREGGATDTSPVAAREAVAAGVLAAQSLRSGGGTVEVPALPDELIEYFNNGQQR; encoded by the coding sequence ATGCGTGTTGGCATTGTTGGTTTTGGTTTGCGTGCGTCGTTGTGGAAGCAGGTGCACCGTCCGGGTGAGGGTTCGGAGGTGGTGGTGGTGTGTGACCTCTCGGAGCGTGGGCGTGCTGATGCTGCGGAGCGGATTCCGTCGGCGGCGATCACCTCGAGCCTGGATGAGCTGTTGGGTGCGGGGCTGGATGCGGTGTTGGTGTTGACCCCTGACAACCGCCATGCCGAGGTGGCTGTGCGGACGTTGAAGGCGGGGATCCCGACCTTTTGTGAGAAGCCTTTGGATGTCACCCTTGAGGCGGCGGATGCGATCCTCACGACGGCGTTTGAGACCGGGACCCGCCTGTATGTTGGCCACAACATGCGGCACATGCCGGTGGTGGTGCAGATGCGTGAGTTGATCCAGTCCGGTGCGATTGGTGAGGTGAAGGCTGTGTGGTGCCGGCACTTTGTGGGCAATGGTGGCGATTACTACTTCAAGGATTGGCATGCGGAGCGTGCGAATACGACGTCGTTGTTGTTGCAGAAGGGTGCGCATGACATTGATGTGATCCATTGGCTTTCGGGCGGGTATTCGCGCCGGGTGTCGGCGATTGGTGATTTGGCCGTGTACGGGGATGTCGCGAGCCGGCGGGACAATTCGGATCGGCGGATGTGGGATTGGTTCTCGTTGGAGAACTGGCCGCCGACCGAGCAGGTGGATTTGAATCCGGTCATTGATGTGGAGGACATTTCGATGATGCAGATGGTTTTGGACAATGGTGCGTTGGCGTCGTACCAGCAGTGCCACTTCACGCCGGATTACTGGCGGAACTATACGGTCATTGGCACGAGGGGGCGGATTGAGAACTTTGGTGACGGCCCGGGTGATTTCATTCATGTGTGGAACACGCGTTCGCAGGGTGGTTTTGTGGAGCCGGATGTGAAGGTGGAGATCCGTGATGGGGAGGGTGGCCATGGTGGTGCCGATCCGTTGTTGATTGCCGAGTTCCTGCGTTTTGCGCGGGAGGGCGGGGCGACGGACACGTCCCCGGTTGCGGCGCGTGAGGCGGTTGCTGCCGGTGTCCTGGCGGCGCAGTCGCTGCGTAGTGGTGGTGGCACGGTTGAGGTCCCGGCGTTGCCGGATGAGCTGATCGAGTACTTCAACAACGGCCAGCAACGCTAA
- a CDS encoding phosphotransferase, whose translation MPPTSHRITWAQLPPEVRAGVEQQLGEPVVEAVSQPGGYSPGSADRVRLASGRRAFVKAVSADVNATSVELHRREAAISAALPPGVPAPKILGMYDDGTWVALALADVAGRHPHEPWEDAELLAVFDALAAMAALPLPADLGLPRHEESLGGAFRGWEKLARRPLEGLDSWAAGHLGELAAMARTGADALVGESLVHGDLRADNILLTGQGAVLVDWPWADVGVSWSDALAVLIDANSKAPNTGVGRWLGEHPVFAGATEAAVNGVLAGYAGYFLDMARRPAPPGIPTLRTAQRHNGDAVLGWLKQRLGS comes from the coding sequence ATGCCCCCAACCAGCCACCGCATCACCTGGGCGCAGCTGCCGCCGGAGGTTCGCGCCGGTGTTGAGCAGCAGCTGGGGGAGCCCGTGGTGGAGGCGGTCTCCCAGCCCGGCGGCTATTCGCCCGGATCGGCGGACCGCGTGCGCCTCGCCTCGGGCCGCCGCGCCTTCGTGAAGGCCGTCAGTGCCGACGTCAATGCCACCTCCGTCGAGCTGCACCGCCGCGAGGCCGCCATTTCCGCCGCCCTCCCGCCCGGCGTCCCGGCACCGAAAATTCTCGGCATGTACGACGACGGCACCTGGGTCGCGCTGGCCCTCGCCGATGTTGCGGGCCGGCACCCGCACGAACCGTGGGAGGATGCGGAGCTGTTGGCGGTATTCGACGCCCTGGCCGCCATGGCGGCGCTGCCCCTTCCTGCGGACCTGGGGCTGCCACGCCACGAGGAATCTCTTGGCGGCGCATTCCGTGGGTGGGAAAAACTTGCCCGGCGCCCCTTGGAGGGCCTGGACTCCTGGGCCGCCGGGCACCTTGGGGAGCTGGCCGCGATGGCCCGCACGGGCGCAGACGCGCTGGTTGGGGAATCACTGGTCCACGGTGACCTGCGGGCCGACAACATCCTGCTCACCGGGCAAGGCGCAGTCCTGGTCGACTGGCCGTGGGCCGACGTCGGCGTGTCATGGTCGGATGCCCTGGCCGTGCTCATCGATGCTAATTCGAAGGCGCCAAACACCGGCGTAGGCCGCTGGCTGGGGGAGCATCCGGTGTTCGCCGGGGCCACCGAAGCCGCCGTCAACGGTGTCCTTGCCGGTTACGCGGGCTACTTCCTGGACATGGCCCGCCGTCCGGCGCCTCCCGGCATCCCCACCTTGCGGACAGCCCAGCGGCACAATGGCGATGCCGTCCTCGGCTGGCTCAAGCAGCGCCTGGGCAGCTGA
- a CDS encoding NUDIX domain-containing protein: MTQKAVCYVVQEGHLLVFTHLEHPMHITGVQVPAGTVGPDESASEAAVRELFEETGLHGTVVRELGTADYDVRPMRDEIARRHFVELAVPPQDVSHRWIAGEPDPSQGGSREAWECWWLPVEQAHVLAAGLGSQLWRLARV; encoded by the coding sequence TTGACACAGAAAGCAGTCTGCTACGTGGTCCAGGAAGGCCACCTGCTGGTCTTTACCCACCTGGAGCACCCCATGCACATCACTGGCGTCCAGGTCCCGGCCGGCACGGTTGGCCCGGACGAGTCGGCGTCGGAGGCGGCGGTGCGTGAGCTGTTTGAGGAGACCGGGCTTCACGGCACCGTGGTCCGCGAGCTGGGCACGGCGGATTACGATGTGCGGCCCATGCGGGATGAGATCGCCAGGCGGCACTTCGTGGAACTGGCGGTCCCGCCGCAGGACGTGTCGCACCGCTGGATTGCGGGGGAGCCTGACCCATCACAAGGAGGTTCCCGGGAGGCTTGGGAGTGCTGGTGGCTGCCGGTGGAACAGGCCCACGTGCTTGCCGCCGGGCTCGGTTCCCAGCTGTGGCGGCTCGCACGGGTGTAG
- the tdh gene encoding L-threonine 3-dehydrogenase: MKALYKSGPHAGFELVDRPEPVAGPRDVKIKVHTTGLCGTDLHIQEWDAWAASMIQTPLIAGHEFYGEIVEIGSDVQSVKVGDKVSGEGHVVCGLCRNCRAGRRHMCINTVSVGVQRDGAFAEYVVIPESNVWVHTDPSITPELGAIFDPLGNAVHTALSFDLIGEDVLITGAGPIGLMAIAVARHAGARKIAITDVSEPRLAMAEAMGVDLAVNVATTRLKEAQQQLGMREGFDVGMEMSGHPTALPEMIDNMNHGGRIAMLGLPSESIDINWGKVVTHMLTLKGIYGREMYETWYAMSAMLSSNPVLRKAVSSVVTDVLPATEWEQAFATARAGTGGKIVLDWSVFS, encoded by the coding sequence ATGAAAGCCCTGTACAAGTCCGGCCCGCACGCAGGTTTCGAACTCGTTGACCGTCCCGAGCCGGTGGCCGGCCCGCGAGATGTCAAGATCAAGGTCCACACCACAGGGCTCTGCGGCACCGACCTGCACATCCAGGAATGGGATGCCTGGGCCGCCTCCATGATCCAGACGCCGCTGATTGCCGGCCACGAGTTCTACGGCGAAATCGTGGAAATCGGCTCCGACGTCCAGAGCGTCAAGGTGGGCGACAAGGTCTCCGGCGAAGGCCACGTGGTCTGCGGACTCTGCCGCAACTGCCGCGCAGGACGGCGCCACATGTGCATCAACACCGTCTCCGTGGGCGTCCAGCGCGATGGCGCCTTCGCCGAGTATGTGGTCATCCCCGAATCCAACGTCTGGGTCCACACCGACCCCTCCATCACCCCCGAACTGGGCGCCATCTTCGACCCGCTGGGCAACGCCGTCCACACTGCACTGAGCTTCGACCTCATCGGCGAGGACGTCCTCATCACGGGCGCCGGCCCCATCGGCCTCATGGCGATCGCCGTGGCCCGCCACGCCGGAGCCCGCAAGATCGCCATCACCGACGTCTCCGAACCGCGCCTGGCAATGGCCGAGGCCATGGGCGTGGACCTCGCCGTCAACGTCGCCACCACGCGCCTGAAGGAAGCCCAGCAGCAGCTCGGCATGCGCGAGGGATTCGACGTCGGCATGGAAATGTCTGGCCATCCCACCGCCCTGCCTGAAATGATCGACAACATGAACCACGGCGGCCGCATCGCCATGTTGGGCCTGCCCAGCGAATCGATCGACATCAACTGGGGCAAGGTCGTCACCCACATGCTCACGCTGAAGGGCATTTACGGACGGGAAATGTATGAAACCTGGTACGCCATGAGTGCCATGCTCTCCTCCAACCCGGTCCTGCGCAAGGCCGTCTCCTCCGTGGTCACCGACGTCCTGCCCGCCACCGAATGGGAGCAGGCCTTTGCGACCGCCCGCGCCGGCACCGGCGGCAAGATCGTCCTCGACTGGTCCGTCTTCTCCTAG
- a CDS encoding NUDIX domain-containing protein — protein sequence MTGFRWRHSVRALVLTPEGQLLLGRHRIATGFIWAAPGGGIEAGETRHEALRRELREETGLLLGDSARPRHLWHQEIVDGSITAGFDGVVNDYFLVETEHFVARGLWPHEVLLEEGLDGFAWWTLAEIENAKPTEVFGPRNLAELFPTMTQRHHADEPLRIGP from the coding sequence ATGACTGGATTCCGTTGGCGCCATTCGGTGCGTGCACTTGTCCTGACTCCCGAGGGGCAGCTGCTGTTGGGGCGGCACCGAATTGCCACCGGCTTCATTTGGGCTGCGCCGGGTGGCGGAATCGAAGCTGGCGAGACCCGGCACGAGGCGTTGCGGCGTGAACTTCGGGAAGAAACCGGACTGCTCCTTGGTGATTCGGCACGGCCTCGGCACCTTTGGCACCAGGAGATCGTGGACGGCTCGATCACGGCCGGCTTTGACGGGGTGGTCAACGATTATTTCCTCGTTGAAACGGAGCATTTTGTGGCCCGCGGGCTCTGGCCACATGAGGTGCTGCTCGAAGAGGGGCTGGACGGATTCGCTTGGTGGACGCTCGCTGAAATTGAGAACGCCAAGCCCACTGAAGTGTTTGGGCCCCGCAACCTTGCCGAACTTTTCCCGACCATGACGCAGCGGCACCATGCCGACGAGCCCCTGCGCATCGGGCCTTAG
- a CDS encoding glycine C-acetyltransferase, giving the protein MFSSMKDQLAAELAEINTAGLFKTERQITTAQSSHIQAGPLDGATAPVLNFCANNYLGLANHPDIIGAAKSALDSHGFGMASVRFICGTQDLHLELEAAVSKFLGTEDTILFSSCFDANGGVFESLFGAEDAIISDSLNHASIIDGIRLSKAARFRYANQDMADLEAQLQAAAALNDGAGARRTIIVTDGVFSMDGFLAPLEAICDLAEKYDALVMVDDSHAVGFMGATGAGTPEHAGVSDRIDIYTGTFGKALGGASGGYVSGRGEIVAMLRQKARPYLFSNSLAPAIVAATLKALELVAGSAELRGRLFENAALFRSRMEEEGFTLLPGEHAIVPVMFGDAVEAARVADSMLDHGVYVTAFSFPVVPRGEARIRVQLSAAHSAADVEACVQAFIAARAA; this is encoded by the coding sequence ATGTTTTCATCCATGAAGGACCAGCTTGCGGCCGAACTGGCCGAAATTAACACAGCCGGGCTTTTTAAGACCGAGCGCCAGATCACCACGGCGCAGTCCAGCCACATCCAGGCAGGCCCGCTCGACGGCGCCACCGCCCCCGTGCTGAACTTCTGCGCCAACAACTACCTGGGCCTGGCCAACCACCCGGACATCATCGGCGCCGCCAAGTCGGCCCTGGACAGCCACGGCTTCGGCATGGCCAGCGTCCGCTTCATCTGCGGCACCCAGGACCTCCACCTGGAACTGGAGGCGGCCGTCTCCAAATTCCTGGGCACCGAGGACACCATTCTCTTTTCCTCGTGCTTCGACGCGAACGGCGGCGTCTTCGAGTCGCTGTTTGGCGCCGAGGATGCCATCATCTCCGACTCCCTGAACCACGCCTCCATCATTGACGGCATCCGCCTCTCCAAGGCAGCACGCTTCCGCTACGCCAACCAGGACATGGCCGACCTTGAGGCCCAGCTGCAGGCCGCCGCGGCACTCAACGACGGCGCCGGCGCCCGCCGCACCATCATCGTCACCGACGGCGTGTTCTCCATGGACGGCTTCCTCGCCCCGCTCGAGGCCATCTGCGACCTTGCCGAGAAGTACGACGCCCTGGTCATGGTGGACGACTCCCACGCCGTGGGCTTCATGGGCGCCACCGGCGCCGGCACCCCCGAGCACGCAGGCGTCTCCGACCGCATCGACATCTACACCGGCACCTTCGGCAAGGCACTCGGCGGCGCCTCCGGCGGCTACGTCTCCGGCCGCGGCGAAATTGTCGCCATGCTGCGCCAGAAGGCGCGCCCCTACCTGTTCTCCAACTCGCTCGCCCCCGCAATCGTTGCGGCAACGCTGAAGGCGCTGGAACTCGTGGCCGGGTCCGCGGAGCTGCGTGGCAGGCTGTTCGAGAACGCGGCACTGTTCCGCAGCCGCATGGAGGAGGAGGGCTTCACGCTGCTGCCCGGCGAGCACGCCATCGTGCCCGTCATGTTCGGCGACGCCGTCGAGGCGGCCCGCGTGGCCGACTCCATGCTGGATCACGGCGTCTACGTCACGGCCTTCAGCTTCCCCGTGGTGCCGCGCGGCGAGGCGCGCATCCGCGTCCAGCTCTCGGCAGCACACAGCGCAGCCGACGTCGAGGCCTGCGTCCAGGCCTTCATTGCCGCCCGCGCCGCGTAA
- a CDS encoding LacI family DNA-binding transcriptional regulator gives MMRPTIKNVAAEAGVSTATVSYVLAGRTKGKGSGISIETSRRVHEAAHKLGYRPNQAARTIRTGRSNLMMLSLTMLSDPWSLSVSKAVGAAVSAEGITPMILADTDWRKAIPRQGADVIFIDDAAQAGDAELLAELSRSNSLVVFSETLEPNGFDVIRSMAGPSLDLAMDHLTARHRRIAVLTTKSSLGAKSPARLEAYRDGMKRAGLPELVAAFDGDELNAYAAAVELLSRPDPPTAIFAISDYAAIAAIHAAQRLRLSVPDDLEVIGVGNTTQGEVMTPSLSSVGPVGFFTRLADVLVERALNPHAPHRAVDFPWQVLLRDSSPEFSQDLQDPKREVKK, from the coding sequence ATGATGCGACCAACCATCAAAAACGTGGCGGCTGAAGCCGGAGTGTCCACGGCCACCGTTTCCTACGTGCTGGCCGGGCGGACCAAGGGCAAAGGCTCTGGCATCTCCATCGAGACCAGCCGCCGCGTCCACGAAGCAGCCCACAAGCTTGGCTACCGCCCCAACCAGGCCGCCCGGACCATCCGGACCGGCCGCTCCAACCTCATGATGCTGTCCCTGACCATGCTCTCAGACCCCTGGTCGCTCTCGGTGTCGAAGGCAGTGGGCGCCGCCGTCTCGGCGGAAGGCATCACCCCGATGATCCTGGCGGACACCGACTGGCGCAAGGCCATTCCGCGCCAGGGTGCCGACGTCATCTTCATTGACGACGCCGCACAGGCGGGCGACGCCGAGCTGCTGGCAGAACTCTCGCGCAGCAACTCCCTGGTGGTGTTCAGCGAAACCCTGGAACCCAACGGTTTTGACGTGATCCGGTCCATGGCGGGACCGTCCCTGGACCTGGCTATGGACCATCTCACGGCCCGCCACCGGCGGATCGCCGTGCTGACCACCAAGTCCAGCCTGGGCGCGAAGAGCCCGGCCCGCCTGGAAGCCTACCGCGACGGCATGAAACGGGCGGGGCTACCGGAACTTGTGGCAGCCTTTGACGGCGACGAACTCAACGCCTACGCGGCAGCCGTCGAACTGCTCAGCCGCCCCGATCCGCCAACAGCCATTTTTGCCATCTCCGATTACGCCGCCATTGCCGCCATCCACGCGGCGCAGCGGTTGCGGCTGTCCGTGCCGGACGACCTTGAAGTGATCGGTGTCGGCAACACCACCCAGGGCGAGGTCATGACCCCGTCCCTGAGCAGCGTGGGACCCGTCGGCTTCTTCACCCGCCTGGCGGACGTCCTGGTGGAGCGGGCCCTGAACCCCCACGCCCCCCACCGTGCAGTGGATTTCCCGTGGCAGGTGCTGCTGCGTGATTCATCCCCCGAATTTTCCCAAGATTTGCAAGACCCTAAGAGAGAAGTGAAGAAGTGA
- a CDS encoding carbohydrate ABC transporter permease, with protein MATTLTSSRKAARRAAGLTFDSGRPAWKEPASPLYSTIKAIIIGAITLTIVIPILLVVSTSLADDKQLIAAGGYVLWPTNPTFAAYEAIFSGEFMFRALGVSAVITAVGTFLALFTTITMAYATSRPVLFGRPVLLLVLFTLLFAPGLIPMFLMVKQLGLLNTLWSLILPSVFAAFNFVVMRSFFMNIPTELIEAARIDGASDFMILRKVVLPLSKAVIAVVGLFYAVGFWNAFFNAMLYINDQTLYPVQLVLRNYVVQGGSMAEAIGVATNPPPQSMQMAIVVVALVPILVVYPFLQKHFNKGVITGAVKG; from the coding sequence ATGGCAACAACACTTACTTCCTCGCGAAAGGCAGCCCGCCGCGCAGCGGGGCTGACCTTCGACTCCGGGCGCCCTGCATGGAAAGAACCCGCCTCCCCGCTGTACAGCACCATCAAGGCGATCATCATCGGTGCGATCACGCTGACCATCGTCATCCCGATCCTGCTGGTGGTGTCCACCTCCCTGGCCGATGACAAGCAGCTGATCGCCGCGGGCGGCTACGTCCTGTGGCCCACCAACCCCACCTTTGCCGCCTACGAGGCGATCTTCAGCGGCGAATTCATGTTCCGGGCCCTGGGCGTCAGCGCCGTCATCACCGCGGTGGGCACCTTCCTGGCCCTGTTCACCACCATCACCATGGCCTACGCCACGAGCCGCCCTGTGCTGTTCGGCCGCCCTGTCCTGCTGCTGGTCCTGTTCACCCTGCTCTTCGCCCCCGGCCTGATCCCCATGTTCCTCATGGTCAAGCAGCTGGGCCTGCTGAACACGTTGTGGTCGCTGATCCTGCCCAGCGTCTTTGCGGCGTTCAACTTTGTGGTGATGCGCTCCTTCTTCATGAACATCCCCACCGAGTTGATTGAAGCGGCCCGGATCGACGGCGCCAGCGACTTCATGATCCTGCGCAAGGTGGTGCTGCCGCTGTCCAAGGCCGTGATCGCCGTGGTGGGCCTGTTCTACGCGGTGGGATTCTGGAACGCCTTCTTCAACGCCATGCTGTACATCAACGACCAGACGCTGTACCCGGTGCAGCTGGTGCTGCGCAACTACGTGGTCCAGGGCGGTTCCATGGCCGAGGCAATCGGCGTGGCCACAAATCCGCCGCCGCAGTCCATGCAGATGGCCATTGTGGTCGTCGCGCTGGTGCCCATCCTGGTGGTCTACCCCTTCCTGCAAAAACACTTCAACAAGGGTGTCATCACCGGTGCCGTCAAGGGCTGA
- a CDS encoding substrate-binding domain-containing protein: protein MKRAVNGAGVSRRNFLGLAGASVAAIALTGTLSACSGGSDSKGGGGAAASKAVVLPTYKEFTGVTADLPGNAEGLEPGFLNMPTPVASTKAKPLTGPISVLSETFEVMAPAMPDNPFWQRLNTALGGEFNMQIVEDIGDGYPAKFATILAGGDLPDLMWIPPNQGIPNVGPMLEAKFQDLTPYLSGDAVLDYPNLAALKPDSWRTAVVNGKIWGAPIPSTPFGQVMIGTAGTWEKVGGLNAKDADEFFEKAKELTNPSKKQYALEPAYINVLHMITEWLGAPNAWAVNKDRSLTHLYETDQYTAGVEYAAKLFAAGAFYPDVNVTNTKSLILNGTLGAVVTAGPRDIRGYSAIDKDAKMEILVPFSFDGKITPTYDMGYGTVGYTAFKKTDEKRIKEQLELINWLSAPFGTVEYLQKNFGWEGDDFTFDGDGNPILTEAGQKNLPGVVSALNIMSSPESVVFSPGFPEVTKYIHETEKKLLENAWRNPTNGSYSDTNAKVGPKITKIVRDKTIDIITGRAKITELADVVKRWKSEGGDKIRAEYEADLNPDAPVFTLQPVSKS from the coding sequence ATGAAACGAGCTGTCAACGGAGCCGGGGTTTCACGCCGCAACTTCCTGGGACTGGCCGGCGCATCAGTCGCAGCCATCGCCCTGACAGGGACGCTGTCCGCCTGCAGCGGCGGATCGGACTCCAAGGGTGGCGGCGGTGCAGCAGCCTCCAAGGCCGTTGTTCTGCCCACCTACAAGGAATTCACCGGCGTCACCGCAGACTTGCCCGGAAACGCTGAGGGCCTGGAGCCCGGCTTCCTGAACATGCCCACCCCCGTGGCCTCCACCAAGGCCAAGCCGCTCACCGGCCCGATCAGCGTGCTGTCGGAAACCTTCGAGGTCATGGCGCCGGCCATGCCGGACAACCCCTTCTGGCAGCGCCTGAACACGGCCCTGGGCGGGGAATTCAACATGCAGATCGTGGAAGACATTGGAGACGGCTACCCGGCCAAGTTCGCCACCATCCTGGCCGGCGGGGACCTGCCGGACCTGATGTGGATTCCGCCGAACCAGGGCATCCCGAACGTGGGCCCCATGCTGGAGGCAAAGTTCCAGGACCTGACCCCGTACCTTTCGGGCGATGCCGTCCTTGACTACCCCAACCTGGCCGCGCTGAAGCCGGACTCCTGGCGCACCGCCGTCGTCAATGGCAAGATTTGGGGCGCCCCCATCCCCAGCACCCCCTTCGGCCAGGTGATGATTGGCACCGCAGGCACCTGGGAGAAGGTGGGCGGACTGAACGCCAAGGACGCCGACGAGTTCTTCGAAAAGGCCAAGGAGCTGACCAACCCGTCCAAGAAGCAGTACGCGCTGGAGCCGGCCTACATCAACGTCCTGCACATGATCACCGAATGGCTCGGCGCCCCCAACGCCTGGGCCGTGAACAAGGACCGCTCCCTTACACACCTGTACGAAACGGACCAGTACACGGCCGGTGTGGAATACGCCGCAAAGCTGTTCGCCGCCGGCGCCTTCTACCCCGATGTGAACGTCACCAACACCAAGTCCCTGATCCTCAACGGCACCCTGGGCGCCGTGGTGACTGCCGGACCGCGCGACATTCGCGGCTACAGCGCCATCGACAAGGACGCGAAGATGGAAATCCTGGTGCCCTTCAGCTTCGACGGCAAGATCACCCCCACCTACGACATGGGCTACGGCACGGTTGGGTACACCGCGTTCAAGAAGACGGACGAGAAGCGCATCAAGGAACAGCTGGAACTCATCAACTGGCTCTCAGCACCGTTCGGCACTGTGGAATACCTGCAGAAGAACTTCGGCTGGGAAGGCGACGACTTCACGTTCGACGGCGACGGGAACCCGATCCTGACCGAGGCAGGCCAGAAGAACCTCCCCGGCGTGGTCAGTGCCCTGAACATCATGTCCAGCCCCGAATCCGTGGTCTTCAGCCCCGGCTTCCCGGAAGTCACCAAGTACATCCACGAGACGGAAAAGAAGCTGCTGGAAAACGCCTGGCGCAACCCCACCAACGGCAGCTACTCGGACACCAACGCCAAGGTGGGCCCGAAGATCACCAAGATCGTCCGTGACAAGACCATTGACATCATCACCGGGCGGGCCAAGATCACCGAGCTGGCCGACGTCGTCAAGCGTTGGAAGTCCGAGGGCGGCGACAAGATCCGTGCCGAGTACGAAGCGGACCTGAACCCGGATGCACCCGTGTTCACGCTCCAGCCCGTGTCGAAGTCCTAG
- a CDS encoding GNAT family N-acetyltransferase encodes MHSNKSAGPPVRLCTAGDMPTADQVEALYAAASGPPPLSEPAGVAAIFAGLYGSNRDRPDVVAAAAHLDGELVGFAYGHPWHWGREDDPWSQLLRDRLGDDAAALIENSFSVVLLAVHPDAGRRGVGAGLLEALMVGSGSRTHWLQTTDIDSPARRLYLRHGYEELGHGPDAPNWKPGLVLIHTGA; translated from the coding sequence ATGCATTCAAACAAGAGCGCCGGGCCCCCGGTCCGGCTGTGCACCGCAGGGGACATGCCAACCGCTGACCAGGTCGAGGCACTGTACGCCGCAGCGTCCGGACCCCCGCCGCTGTCCGAACCGGCCGGGGTCGCCGCGATTTTCGCAGGACTCTACGGCTCCAACAGGGACCGGCCGGATGTTGTGGCGGCGGCAGCCCATCTCGACGGCGAACTGGTGGGTTTCGCGTACGGCCACCCCTGGCACTGGGGCCGGGAAGACGACCCCTGGTCGCAGCTGCTGCGCGACCGCCTCGGGGACGACGCTGCGGCGCTCATTGAGAATTCTTTTTCAGTGGTGCTGCTTGCCGTCCATCCTGACGCAGGGCGGCGCGGTGTCGGCGCCGGACTGCTTGAGGCGCTCATGGTGGGCTCGGGGTCCCGCACCCACTGGCTGCAAACCACGGACATCGATTCTCCCGCCCGGCGCCTGTACCTGCGCCACGGGTACGAGGAACTGGGCCACGGCCCGGATGCGCCGAACTGGAAGCCGGGGCTGGTGCTCATCCACACCGGGGCATGA
- a CDS encoding LysR family transcriptional regulator gives MELHQLHMLRELGELGSIKAVADTLSVTPSAVSQHISALQRQVGAPLTRKDGRNLVLTEAGQVLAAAGAQVIDAMAAAQAAIGAYQHDAGGTVTLSGFHSAGQALFAPLVRRLAAPGPAAVSADDAGGPGSAAPAAVPRVKFSDEDVAQHDFPALTARYDLVLAHRMDHSPAWPEERVRVIPLAHEPLDVAMAVDHPLAGRHSLQASDVVSFPWVSSRSGYSPADVLVAVGAMASRPVDVVHRINDYSTVAALVSTGDVIGLLPRYTSSPALNDGVVLRPLAGINTERRIDLLVRPENLKRASVQVVAQALQEVMAVLAGG, from the coding sequence ATGGAACTCCACCAACTGCACATGCTGCGTGAACTGGGCGAGCTCGGCAGCATCAAGGCCGTGGCCGACACCCTCTCCGTCACCCCCTCCGCCGTCTCCCAGCACATCTCCGCGCTGCAGCGCCAGGTGGGCGCGCCGCTGACCCGCAAGGACGGCCGGAACCTGGTGCTGACGGAGGCCGGGCAGGTGCTCGCGGCCGCCGGCGCGCAGGTCATCGACGCCATGGCCGCGGCACAGGCGGCGATCGGCGCCTACCAGCACGACGCCGGCGGCACTGTCACGCTCAGCGGTTTCCACAGCGCCGGGCAGGCCCTGTTTGCCCCGCTGGTCCGGCGGCTGGCCGCGCCGGGGCCGGCCGCCGTTTCCGCGGACGACGCCGGAGGGCCGGGTTCTGCCGCCCCGGCGGCTGTGCCGAGGGTCAAGTTTTCGGACGAGGACGTGGCGCAGCACGACTTCCCGGCGCTGACCGCCCGCTACGACCTGGTGCTCGCCCACCGCATGGACCACAGCCCCGCCTGGCCGGAGGAGCGGGTGCGCGTCATTCCCCTCGCCCACGAGCCGCTGGACGTGGCCATGGCGGTGGACCACCCACTGGCGGGCCGGCACTCCCTGCAGGCGTCCGACGTCGTCAGCTTTCCCTGGGTCAGCAGCCGCAGCGGCTACTCCCCCGCCGACGTCCTGGTGGCGGTGGGTGCCATGGCGAGCCGGCCGGTTGACGTGGTCCACCGGATCAACGACTACTCGACCGTTGCGGCGCTCGTGTCCACGGGCGACGTGATCGGGCTGCTGCCGCGCTACACCTCAAGCCCGGCGCTGAACGACGGCGTGGTGCTGCGCCCGCTCGCCGGAATCAACACCGAGCGCCGGATCGATTTGCTGGTGCGTCCGGAAAACCTGAAGCGGGCGTCGGTGCAGGTCGTGGCGCAGGCGCTGCAGGAGGTCATGGCCGTGCTGGCGGGAGGCTAG